From one Methylomonas paludis genomic stretch:
- the tolB gene encoding Tol-Pal system beta propeller repeat protein TolB — protein MMQLTKILLIGLMALSISTAHAAGLTIEITKGSQTAVPISVVPFAQQGSIGNVKLSDIINSDLAGSGFFKVLAEEDMLTKPSDPEKVNFKDWQVLGQDYLTIGQVQGNGGSFTIQFQLFNVQSGQMLMGYKLTAGAHELRRAAHYISDLIYEKLTGRKGAFNTRIAYVSTHVRNGNKQYTLQVADADGYNPRTIAESPEPIMAPAWSPDGSKIAYVSFHTKRSEVWIQTLATGQRESVSSYRGINGAPAFSPDGSKLALTLSKDGSPDVYVLNLTNRSLTRLTAGLSIDTEPSWSADGTSIVYTSDQGGKPQLYLVPSTGGKSTRLTFNGDYNARGRFSSDGRSLVMVTANGGDYRIAVMDLASHTVNVLSDGRLDDAPSFAPNGSMVLFSANKGGRSVLSVVSTDGAMQQKLAFESGEVREPAWGP, from the coding sequence ATGATGCAGTTAACCAAAATTTTATTGATCGGCCTGATGGCATTATCGATCTCCACGGCTCATGCTGCCGGCCTGACCATCGAAATCACCAAGGGTTCGCAAACCGCAGTGCCCATCTCTGTGGTGCCGTTTGCCCAGCAGGGCAGTATCGGCAATGTCAAACTGTCCGATATCATTAATTCCGATTTGGCCGGCAGCGGCTTTTTTAAAGTGTTGGCCGAAGAAGATATGCTGACCAAACCCAGTGATCCGGAAAAAGTCAATTTTAAGGACTGGCAGGTACTGGGCCAGGATTACCTGACCATCGGCCAGGTGCAGGGCAATGGCGGCAGCTTCACTATCCAGTTTCAATTGTTCAATGTCCAGAGCGGCCAGATGCTGATGGGTTATAAACTCACTGCCGGCGCGCATGAACTGCGCCGCGCCGCCCATTACATCAGCGATCTGATTTACGAGAAGCTTACCGGTCGCAAAGGTGCGTTCAATACCCGGATTGCCTATGTCAGCACCCATGTGCGGAACGGTAATAAGCAATACACGCTGCAGGTGGCGGATGCCGATGGCTATAATCCCCGTACCATAGCCGAATCGCCTGAGCCTATCATGGCGCCGGCCTGGTCGCCGGACGGCAGCAAAATTGCCTATGTGTCGTTTCATACCAAACGCTCTGAAGTTTGGATACAGACTTTGGCTACCGGCCAGCGTGAAAGTGTGTCGTCTTATCGCGGCATCAACGGCGCCCCGGCTTTTTCTCCGGATGGCAGCAAATTGGCTTTAACGCTGTCTAAAGACGGCAGCCCGGATGTTTATGTACTGAATCTGACCAACCGCAGTCTGACCCGTTTAACCGCCGGACTGTCCATCGATACAGAGCCGAGCTGGTCGGCAGATGGTACTTCCATCGTCTATACCTCGGATCAAGGCGGCAAACCCCAGTTGTATCTGGTACCCAGCACCGGCGGCAAATCCACCCGCTTAACCTTTAACGGGGATTACAATGCCAGGGGCCGCTTCTCGTCCGATGGCCGCAGTCTGGTGATGGTGACCGCCAATGGCGGCGATTACCGCATCGCGGTGATGGATTTGGCTTCACATACCGTTAATGTATTAAGCGATGGCCGCCTGGATGATGCCCCAAGTTTTGCCCCCAACGGCAGCATGGTACTGTTTTCTGCCAATAAAGGCGGCCGTTCCGTGTTGTCGGTAGTGTCTACCGACGGCGCCATGCAGCAAAAACTGGCCTTTGAAAGCGGCGAAGTCCGCGAACCGGCCTGGGGCCCTTAA
- a CDS encoding Nramp family divalent metal transporter produces the protein MNHSELHLLPRRQMPGFPGWLAALGPGVVWMALAQGSGELIWWPYMVAKYGLTFLWLLAPACLLQYPLNLEIGRYTLLTGESIFRGFIRLHRGFAVFLWLLMTVSFLWFGAFASAGGTAMAALSHWPSGWSPRAQSLFWGYVSIAVFLIAILSSGVVYTLIERFMKLVAVVTVFGLLSACLNSDVLNALPEFAQGLLGPVAAIPRPWDDHDASKLLTAITFAGLGGFWILFYSYWLRDKGAGMAGLVGRITGLGGAEEAVLSDGYLPQDDAVGAGHWQTWRQFLRADIMIGILGNLFTTLMTCLLAYALLFPKGLLPQEYELAVVQSQFFAASWGEAGRLLFLVVAAAFLTDTWLATADAVSRIQADIVLTLFPKARRFAARQWYYLFLALLTIITGFTMQLDAPGPLILTSAVIGFAGTIVFPVVLYLLNYRLLPVHLPHWARPQRQPWLLGLSFVVYLLLAALYVNASFKLF, from the coding sequence ATGAATCATTCCGAACTACACCTGTTACCACGCCGGCAAATGCCTGGTTTTCCCGGTTGGCTGGCCGCTTTGGGGCCGGGGGTGGTGTGGATGGCCTTGGCGCAGGGCAGCGGCGAACTGATCTGGTGGCCGTATATGGTGGCCAAATACGGACTGACTTTCTTATGGCTGCTGGCTCCGGCCTGTTTGCTGCAATATCCCTTGAATCTGGAAATAGGCCGTTACACGCTGTTGACCGGGGAAAGCATTTTTCGCGGCTTTATTCGTCTGCATCGTGGCTTTGCGGTGTTTTTATGGTTGTTGATGACAGTATCGTTTTTGTGGTTTGGCGCCTTTGCCTCGGCCGGCGGCACTGCCATGGCGGCCTTGAGCCATTGGCCAAGCGGCTGGTCGCCGCGTGCCCAAAGCCTGTTCTGGGGCTATGTTTCCATCGCTGTGTTTCTGATTGCCATCCTCAGCAGCGGCGTGGTGTACACCCTGATTGAACGCTTTATGAAGCTGGTGGCGGTGGTCACAGTGTTTGGTTTATTGTCTGCCTGTCTGAATAGCGATGTACTAAACGCCTTGCCGGAATTTGCCCAGGGTTTGCTGGGGCCGGTGGCCGCCATCCCCCGGCCCTGGGATGATCATGATGCCAGCAAATTGCTGACCGCCATCACCTTTGCCGGTTTGGGCGGCTTCTGGATTTTGTTTTACTCGTACTGGTTGCGTGACAAGGGCGCCGGTATGGCCGGTCTGGTCGGGCGCATCACCGGGCTGGGCGGTGCCGAAGAAGCGGTGCTCAGCGACGGCTATCTGCCGCAGGACGATGCCGTCGGTGCAGGCCATTGGCAAACCTGGCGGCAGTTTTTGCGTGCCGATATTATGATAGGCATTCTCGGCAATCTGTTCACCACCTTAATGACCTGTCTGCTGGCTTATGCCTTGCTGTTCCCCAAAGGCCTGTTGCCTCAGGAATACGAACTGGCCGTGGTGCAAAGCCAGTTTTTTGCCGCCAGTTGGGGCGAAGCCGGTCGGCTGTTGTTTCTGGTGGTAGCGGCAGCGTTTCTTACCGACACCTGGCTGGCCACTGCCGATGCGGTGAGTCGCATCCAGGCCGATATCGTGCTGACCCTGTTTCCCAAAGCCCGCCGCTTTGCCGCCCGGCAATGGTATTATCTGTTTCTGGCCCTGCTGACGATTATTACCGGCTTTACCATGCAGCTGGATGCGCCGGGGCCGTTAATCCTGACCAGCGCGGTGATCGGTTTTGCCGGCACCATTGTGTTTCCGGTGGTGTTGTATCTGCTGAATTACCGGCTGCTGCCCGTTCATCTGCCGCACTGGGCCAGGCCCCAGCGTCAACCCTGGCTGCTGGGCCTGAGTTTTGTGGTGTATCTGCTGCTGGCGGCGCTGTATGTTAACGCCTCCTTTAAACTTTTCTGA
- the queC gene encoding 7-cyano-7-deazaguanine synthase QueC, protein MMQEENKSHQPAAIVLLSGGLDSITVLALARRQGYACYALSFDYGQRHNAELAAAQAIAEQYGVIEHKVLQLGLNSFGGSALTDANIAVPTVAQTGIPVTYVPARNTIFLACALGWAEVVQARDVFIGVNAVDFSGYPDCRPEFIQAFQDMANLATKAGVEGRKIQIHTPLISLSKAEIIRQGLALGVDYALTVSCYSADPQGWACGKCDACRLRAEGFRQLGVADPTRYVAA, encoded by the coding sequence ATGATGCAAGAGGAAAATAAGTCCCATCAGCCAGCCGCCATTGTCCTGCTGTCCGGTGGCCTGGATTCCATAACCGTACTGGCATTGGCTCGCCGGCAAGGCTATGCCTGTTATGCCCTGAGTTTTGATTACGGCCAGCGCCATAACGCCGAACTGGCCGCCGCCCAGGCCATTGCTGAACAGTATGGGGTGATCGAACACAAAGTTTTGCAATTGGGCCTGAACAGTTTTGGCGGCTCGGCACTGACCGATGCCAATATCGCCGTGCCCACCGTGGCGCAGACCGGTATTCCGGTGACTTATGTGCCGGCCCGCAACACCATCTTTCTGGCCTGCGCTCTGGGCTGGGCGGAAGTTGTGCAGGCCAGGGATGTGTTTATCGGCGTCAATGCGGTGGATTTTTCCGGCTATCCGGATTGCCGCCCGGAGTTTATCCAGGCTTTTCAGGATATGGCCAATCTGGCCACCAAAGCCGGGGTGGAAGGCCGGAAAATTCAGATACACACGCCGTTAATCTCACTAAGCAAAGCCGAAATCATCCGCCAGGGCCTGGCCCTGGGTGTGGATTATGCGCTGACAGTGTCCTGCTATTCGGCTGATCCGCAGGGTTGGGCTTGTGGCAAGTGTGACGCCTGCCGGTTAAGGGCAGAAGGTTTCCGGCAATTGGGCGTGGCTGATCCGACTAGGTATGTGGCTGCTTGA
- the pal gene encoding peptidoglycan-associated lipoprotein Pal encodes MKFNKTYLALAMSAFILTACGSSDETDNLADTSQGTDASTSGLSDGSLSGNQYGSSSGLASGLGPEFSDPSNPLSKRVIYFELDSSQIKQEFVPVVAAHANYLQSHPSQHVILAGHADERGSSEYNIALGEQRAKSVERLFRAQGVGASQLEIVSYGEEKPAAAGHDESSWSLNRRVEVGYQ; translated from the coding sequence ATGAAATTCAATAAAACCTATCTGGCTTTGGCAATGTCGGCGTTTATTTTGACCGCTTGCGGCTCGTCTGACGAAACCGACAATCTGGCTGATACTTCCCAAGGTACTGATGCTTCTACCAGCGGTTTGTCCGATGGTTCATTGTCCGGCAACCAGTATGGTTCTTCTTCCGGTCTGGCATCCGGTTTAGGCCCTGAATTCAGTGATCCGAGCAATCCTTTGTCAAAACGGGTGATTTACTTTGAACTGGACAGCAGCCAAATCAAACAGGAGTTTGTGCCGGTGGTCGCCGCTCATGCCAATTATTTGCAATCGCATCCATCGCAACATGTGATTCTGGCCGGTCATGCCGACGAAAGAGGCTCCAGCGAATACAATATCGCGCTGGGTGAACAACGGGCCAAATCGGTGGAAAGACTGTTCAGAGCCCAAGGTGTTGGTGCATCACAACTGGAAATTGTCAGCTACGGTGAAGAAAAACCCGCCGCTGCCGGCCATGATGAATCGTCATGGAGCTTGAACCGTCGCGTGGAAGTAGGTTATCAATGA
- a CDS encoding PAS domain S-box protein: protein MKSADAVESDSTLKIGGLNAANQPNQVWRVLIVDGSAADRAELKQMLLCGSNRLYQLNEVETGAACLQICLESNDNRPDCVILDDHLSDYTAEEILFALGGADAPCCPILVLTESSRQINSSTILKQGAQDFIHKNWLNPESLARAVENTIERFWLNQELKSSHRRFKAYLENSALIAWMKDEHGRFNYLSQNFEIRFNARLEDWKGKTDYDFWPEDMADKFRQNDLEVLNTAQPLELVEQALNTDGSISWWLVSKFPFKGPTGSMFVGGMAVDITERKQAELALAESEEFNRSVLENSADCIKVIDRAGNVILMNRQGQSAMEVDDPAHILGKPWVGLWPESSQTLVENALETARLRGKAQFQGFRPTAKNTPKWWDVVVTVVLDSAGLPKRFISISRDITERKQAEDRLRLAAEADAFFIALSDALRSLSDPELIQAKATRLLGEFLRADRVHYAEVIENGATGLVSVDYCARVECCPGTDHCASADYCTSRDCCPGLSSVVGRHHLDDYGPVAMAEIRAGRTLVIANVVEDKRLTAEEKILTAKLGIGAYVLVPLVKSFQLVALLAVHQIQPRNWTNAEIDQIQETANRTWEAVERGLILNKLRASETRLAAIVQQATAGLVETDLSGRIILVNDHFCEIVGRPRKELMSLRWQDIAYQDDIAVSVALFQQCVSEGSDFTLETRYLRPNGDIVWVSNKVSLLRGTNGQIISALAVSFDISERKRNDMLLSEQAKLLNENDKRKDEFLAMLAHELRNPLAPIRNAVEILKIAEAAPARVNWCTDIIERQVNHLIGLVDDLLDVSRINRGLIVLKKEILEIQDIIKPALETNQPLLDKRRQKFSMTLPAKPVWIAGDRIRLAQILMNLINNAAKYTQEQGEIRLSVETSDHKVLIRVSDNGFGIDQAAIPYVFNLFYQVEHNLDHSQGGLGIGLSLVRRLVEMHDGDIQAFSAGKDQGSEFVISLPRVIPNATTATVLTAPLAASSRKLGILVVDDNHDIAETLAALLEIDGYQVWIANDGPSAIALAQTELPDVILLDIGLPGMSGYEVAQTLRQNSRLAVTLLIAMSGYGQFDDKEKSRVAGINAHLVKPVDYEIIRKMLLNYHAG, encoded by the coding sequence ATGAAATCCGCAGATGCGGTCGAATCTGATTCGACGTTGAAAATCGGTGGATTGAATGCTGCCAATCAACCGAATCAGGTGTGGCGAGTGCTGATCGTGGATGGTAGTGCCGCAGATCGTGCCGAACTGAAACAAATGCTGCTGTGCGGATCAAACCGGCTTTACCAGTTGAACGAAGTCGAAACCGGGGCGGCCTGTCTGCAAATCTGTCTGGAAAGCAATGATAATCGGCCTGATTGCGTGATTCTGGATGACCACTTGTCCGATTACACTGCCGAGGAAATTTTGTTTGCGCTGGGTGGTGCGGATGCTCCCTGCTGCCCGATATTAGTCTTGACCGAAAGCTCAAGACAGATAAATAGCAGCACCATATTGAAACAGGGCGCACAGGACTTTATTCACAAGAACTGGCTTAATCCAGAGAGTCTGGCTCGGGCCGTGGAAAATACCATCGAGCGGTTTTGGCTTAACCAGGAACTCAAATCCAGCCATAGGCGGTTTAAGGCTTATTTGGAAAACAGTGCCTTGATTGCCTGGATGAAAGATGAACATGGCCGCTTTAACTACTTGAGCCAAAATTTCGAAATACGTTTCAATGCTCGTCTTGAAGACTGGAAAGGTAAAACCGATTACGATTTTTGGCCGGAAGATATGGCCGATAAATTCCGCCAAAACGATTTAGAGGTGCTCAATACTGCCCAGCCTCTGGAGTTGGTGGAACAAGCATTGAATACGGACGGCAGCATTAGTTGGTGGCTGGTTTCCAAATTTCCTTTTAAGGGACCAACAGGCAGTATGTTCGTCGGCGGTATGGCGGTGGATATCACTGAGCGCAAGCAGGCCGAGTTAGCGCTGGCAGAGAGTGAAGAGTTTAATCGCAGTGTGCTGGAAAATAGTGCGGATTGTATAAAAGTGATCGATCGGGCCGGAAATGTCATCCTGATGAACAGGCAAGGGCAATCCGCGATGGAGGTCGATGATCCAGCACACATTTTAGGCAAACCCTGGGTCGGTTTATGGCCTGAGTCTAGCCAGACGCTGGTTGAAAATGCCCTGGAAACCGCGCGCCTGAGAGGCAAAGCTCAATTCCAGGGTTTTCGCCCCACCGCCAAAAACACCCCCAAGTGGTGGGATGTGGTGGTGACGGTGGTATTGGATTCTGCTGGTCTGCCCAAGCGCTTTATTTCAATTTCCAGGGATATCACCGAGCGCAAGCAGGCAGAGGATAGGCTGCGTTTGGCCGCCGAGGCTGATGCCTTTTTTATTGCGTTGTCTGATGCCCTGCGTTCACTTTCAGATCCTGAATTGATCCAGGCCAAAGCCACTCGGTTGCTGGGTGAATTCTTGCGGGCCGACCGGGTACATTATGCGGAAGTCATTGAAAACGGAGCGACCGGCCTGGTCAGCGTGGATTATTGCGCTAGAGTGGAATGCTGTCCCGGCACGGATCACTGCGCCAGTGCGGATTACTGTACTAGCAGGGATTGTTGCCCCGGTTTGTCCAGTGTGGTGGGACGCCACCATTTAGACGATTACGGGCCGGTAGCGATGGCGGAAATTCGGGCTGGCCGCACGTTGGTGATTGCCAACGTCGTCGAAGATAAGCGCCTGACTGCCGAAGAAAAAATTCTGACAGCCAAACTCGGTATTGGCGCTTATGTGCTGGTGCCGCTGGTGAAAAGTTTTCAGCTGGTTGCCTTACTTGCGGTACATCAGATCCAGCCGCGTAACTGGACTAATGCCGAGATCGATCAAATACAAGAAACGGCTAATCGCACCTGGGAAGCGGTTGAGCGTGGCCTGATTCTGAATAAATTGCGCGCCAGCGAGACCCGACTGGCGGCGATTGTGCAGCAGGCCACTGCCGGTTTGGTGGAAACCGATTTATCAGGGCGGATTATTCTGGTAAATGACCACTTCTGCGAGATTGTGGGCCGTCCCCGTAAGGAATTGATGAGCTTGCGTTGGCAGGACATCGCTTATCAGGATGATATAGCGGTATCCGTGGCACTGTTTCAGCAATGTGTCTCTGAAGGCAGCGATTTTACTCTCGAGACCCGTTACCTGCGTCCGAATGGCGACATCGTCTGGGTAAGTAATAAGGTGTCCTTGCTGCGTGGCACCAACGGCCAGATCATTAGCGCCTTGGCGGTGTCGTTCGACATTAGTGAACGTAAGCGCAACGATATGCTATTGAGTGAACAAGCCAAATTATTGAATGAAAACGACAAGCGCAAGGACGAGTTTCTGGCCATGCTGGCCCATGAGCTGCGTAATCCCTTGGCGCCGATCCGCAATGCCGTGGAAATTCTGAAAATAGCAGAGGCTGCCCCCGCCAGAGTCAATTGGTGTACTGATATCATCGAACGCCAGGTCAATCATTTGATTGGACTGGTTGATGACTTATTGGATGTCTCGCGTATTAATCGCGGTTTGATTGTGCTGAAAAAAGAAATCCTGGAAATCCAGGACATTATTAAGCCGGCCTTGGAAACCAATCAACCGCTGCTCGACAAGCGCAGACAAAAATTCAGCATGACGCTGCCGGCAAAACCGGTGTGGATAGCAGGCGACCGGATTCGGCTGGCGCAAATCTTAATGAATTTAATCAACAACGCCGCCAAGTATACCCAGGAACAAGGCGAAATCAGGCTTAGCGTCGAGACCTCCGACCACAAGGTCTTGATACGGGTAAGCGACAATGGCTTTGGCATTGATCAAGCCGCTATTCCCTATGTGTTCAATCTGTTTTATCAGGTTGAGCATAATCTTGATCATTCCCAGGGCGGATTAGGCATAGGCTTGTCTCTGGTGCGGCGGCTGGTTGAAATGCATGATGGTGATATCCAGGCTTTCAGCGCCGGTAAGGATCAAGGCAGCGAATTTGTCATCAGTCTGCCTCGGGTTATTCCCAACGCAACTACCGCAACGGTATTAACTGCGCCGCTTGCTGCATCAAGCCGGAAACTCGGTATTTTAGTGGTCGACGACAATCACGATATCGCCGAAACCCTGGCGGCACTGTTAGAGATAGATGGCTATCAGGTGTGGATAGCAAATGATGGCCCCAGCGCAATAGCGCTTGCCCAAACCGAGCTGCCGGATGTCATTCTGCTGGATATCGGCTTGCCGGGAATGAGCGGTTATGAAGTGGCGCAAACGCTACGCCAAAACAGTCGATTGGCGGTTACCCTGCTGATTGCCATGTCGGGCTATGGTCAGTTTGATGATAAGGAAAAATCGCGTGTTGCCGGAATCAATGCCCATCTGGTCAAGCCGGTTGATTATGAAATCATCCGCAAAATGCTGCTTAATTATCATGCCGGCTAA
- a CDS encoding BrnA antitoxin family protein — protein MNKNKPAMQNTWLDSDDAPELTADFLEQADEFVGKHLIRRGRPVTSRPKLALTVRYDADVVAAFKATGKGWQTRMNLALHDRLKTHEPAKIDL, from the coding sequence ATGAACAAGAACAAACCCGCCATGCAAAATACCTGGCTTGACTCTGATGACGCGCCTGAATTGACGGCCGATTTTTTGGAACAGGCCGATGAATTTGTTGGTAAACATTTAATCCGCCGTGGCCGGCCAGTCACCAGCCGCCCAAAATTAGCTTTGACAGTTCGATATGATGCCGATGTTGTCGCGGCATTTAAGGCAACCGGCAAGGGTTGGCAAACACGTATGAATTTAGCGTTACATGATAGGCTTAAAACCCATGAGCCGGCAAAAATAGATTTGTAA
- the queE gene encoding 7-carboxy-7-deazaguanine synthase QueE, producing the protein MEHSLRITEIFYSLQGESNTVGLPTVFIRLTGCPLRCVYCDTAYAFTGGERRSVADIIAEVQTYRTRHVCVTGGEPLAQPACLVLLSALAELGYQVSLETSGALDVAGVDPRVAKVMDLKTPGSGELARNRYENLALLTAQDQLKFVIADVADYEWSKQMLLDHQLPERCQILFSPVMDVMSATELAERILADQLPVRFQIQLHKYLWNDARGK; encoded by the coding sequence ATGGAACATTCCTTACGAATTACTGAAATCTTTTATTCGCTGCAAGGCGAAAGTAACACAGTGGGCCTGCCTACCGTGTTTATCCGCCTGACCGGCTGTCCATTGCGCTGCGTTTATTGCGATACCGCCTATGCTTTTACCGGTGGTGAACGCCGTTCGGTGGCGGATATTATTGCCGAAGTGCAAACCTACCGTACCCGTCATGTCTGTGTCACCGGCGGCGAACCGCTGGCTCAGCCCGCTTGTCTGGTTTTGCTCAGCGCTTTGGCTGAGCTGGGCTATCAGGTGTCGCTGGAAACCAGTGGCGCTCTGGATGTGGCCGGTGTTGACCCGCGCGTGGCCAAGGTCATGGATTTAAAAACCCCTGGTTCCGGCGAATTGGCCCGCAACCGTTATGAAAATCTGGCTTTACTGACGGCTCAGGATCAACTGAAGTTTGTGATTGCCGATGTCGCCGATTATGAATGGTCCAAGCAGATGCTGCTGGATCACCAGTTGCCGGAACGCTGCCAGATTCTGTTTTCACCGGTGATGGATGTAATGTCTGCCACCGAATTAGCCGAACGCATTCTGGCCGATCAATTGCCGGTGCGCTTTCAGATTCAACTTCATAAATATCTGTGGAATGATGCAAGAGGAAAATAA
- the ybgF gene encoding tol-pal system protein YbgF yields MRQSALVALSAVALIFGTTAATAADDGAGVQQPVRTLTDSGVYDILSRIEQLQNEVQQLRGVVEEQSQTIADLQRKQANMYTDLDSRVQGLTPAAASASGAAAAAVPGAVLPGTPAAPAVTAPATPAFPVAAPATAGIVAPPATTPAASAPVSAANERDRYQLAYETLRSGRNEQAVKQFEALLVDYPRGEYADNAQYWLGEAYKVNRETDKARAAFTKVLTQYPNSYKAPDALLKLGYIEFELQNMVKAREIFNRVISTYPGTPAEHLASKKLAQIP; encoded by the coding sequence ATGAGGCAGTCGGCATTAGTAGCCCTGAGCGCAGTTGCGCTGATTTTCGGGACTACTGCCGCCACTGCGGCAGATGATGGTGCAGGGGTTCAGCAACCGGTACGCACACTGACTGATAGCGGTGTTTACGATATTTTGAGCCGTATCGAGCAATTGCAGAATGAAGTTCAGCAATTGCGCGGTGTGGTGGAAGAACAGTCGCAAACCATCGCCGATTTACAGCGCAAGCAGGCTAATATGTACACCGATCTGGACAGTAGAGTTCAGGGCTTGACCCCGGCCGCTGCGTCAGCCAGTGGCGCTGCGGCAGCGGCTGTACCCGGTGCGGTACTGCCCGGTACGCCGGCAGCGCCTGCAGTTACCGCACCGGCAACACCCGCCTTTCCGGTGGCTGCACCTGCAACTGCCGGTATTGTCGCGCCGCCTGCAACTACGCCGGCAGCGTCGGCACCGGTCAGTGCCGCCAATGAAAGAGATCGTTATCAGTTGGCTTATGAGACTTTGCGTAGTGGCCGTAACGAACAGGCCGTTAAGCAGTTTGAAGCGCTGCTGGTGGATTATCCGCGCGGTGAATACGCCGATAATGCCCAATACTGGCTGGGCGAAGCCTATAAGGTTAATCGGGAGACCGATAAGGCCAGAGCCGCATTTACCAAAGTGCTGACCCAGTATCCCAATAGCTATAAGGCGCCGGATGCTTTGCTGAAGCTGGGCTATATCGAGTTTGAACTGCAAAACATGGTCAAGGCCAGAGAAATTTTTAATCGGGTGATCAGCACCTATCCCGGCACCCCGGCTGAACATCTGGCTAGCAAAAAACTGGCGCAGATTCCCTGA
- the argA gene encoding amino-acid N-acetyltransferase — MILPSEFVNWFRASSPYIHAHRNRTFVIFFSGQAVTDPDFDKLIQDLALLKSLGVRLVLVHGIRRQIDERLQQQGDTPKFHHHLRITDAATLQYVKQTAGLVRIEIEALLSMGVSGSPMAGAKVRVASGNYVTAQPLGVLDGIDYGYTGKVRRIDSEGIKQQLQQHNVVLISPLGYSPSGEVFNLSAAEVATEVAIALQADKLILLTEQSCVLPVFNTPILQLTTDQADSLLQQTPGLPDVMARALRAAMQSCKQGVARAHLINRQVDGALLLELFTRDGIGTLVSANPYETTRPATLDDIGGIMDLIKPLEQQGILVKRSREKLEMDIDEYIVSERDGLIIACTALQPYADHNAEIACLAVHPDYQNSQRGNNLLEHLFQQAKAQGIQRLYVRTTQTLHWFVERGFVACELADAPQAMQAAYNYQRNSRVLVKGVE; from the coding sequence ATGATATTACCCAGCGAATTCGTCAACTGGTTCCGGGCTTCTTCACCGTATATCCACGCCCATCGCAATCGCACTTTTGTGATTTTTTTCAGCGGTCAGGCCGTTACCGATCCGGATTTTGACAAACTGATACAGGATCTGGCTCTGTTAAAAAGCTTGGGCGTGCGGCTGGTACTGGTACACGGCATCCGCCGCCAGATAGATGAGCGCTTGCAGCAGCAGGGCGATACCCCCAAGTTTCATCATCATTTACGCATTACCGATGCCGCCACCCTGCAATATGTCAAACAGACTGCCGGTTTGGTGCGAATAGAAATTGAAGCCTTACTTTCTATGGGGGTGTCCGGTTCGCCAATGGCCGGCGCCAAGGTGCGGGTGGCTTCCGGCAATTATGTTACCGCCCAGCCCTTGGGGGTGCTGGACGGCATAGACTACGGTTACACCGGCAAAGTCCGTCGCATCGACAGCGAAGGCATCAAACAACAACTGCAACAGCATAATGTGGTGCTGATCTCGCCTTTGGGTTATTCGCCCAGCGGCGAAGTTTTTAATCTGTCCGCCGCCGAAGTAGCCACAGAAGTGGCCATCGCTCTGCAAGCCGATAAATTAATTTTGCTCACAGAACAAAGCTGTGTTTTACCGGTATTTAACACCCCGATTCTGCAACTCACCACCGATCAGGCCGACAGCCTACTCCAGCAAACACCGGGCTTGCCGGATGTCATGGCCCGCGCCTTGCGCGCCGCCATGCAAAGCTGCAAGCAAGGCGTAGCCCGCGCCCACCTGATCAACCGCCAGGTGGACGGCGCGTTATTGCTGGAATTGTTCACCCGCGACGGCATCGGCACCCTGGTCAGCGCCAACCCCTACGAAACCACCCGCCCGGCCACGCTGGACGACATCGGCGGCATCATGGATTTAATCAAGCCGCTGGAACAGCAGGGTATCCTGGTGAAACGCTCACGGGAAAAGCTGGAAATGGACATCGACGAATATATCGTCAGCGAACGCGATGGCCTGATCATCGCATGCACCGCGCTACAGCCCTATGCCGACCACAACGCCGAAATCGCCTGTCTGGCGGTGCACCCCGATTATCAGAACAGCCAGCGCGGCAACAACCTGCTGGAGCATTTGTTTCAGCAGGCCAAAGCCCAGGGTATCCAACGCCTGTACGTCAGAACCACCCAGACTTTGCACTGGTTTGTGGAACGGGGCTTTGTGGCATGTGAGCTGGCCGACGCCCCCCAGGCCATGCAGGCGGCTTATAACTATCAGCGTAATTCTCGGGTGTTGGTTAAGGGGGTGGAGTAG